The DNA window CACCCGCGGCAAAATCACCGGCCCAGGGCCATACCGCGTCGGGCTGAAGCTCGATATCGGCTGGGTGTACGCCGAAGGGTTAACCCATTGGGAATGGACGAAAGAAGGACAATTGCTGTTAGCGGGACATGACTATGAAGGAAAACTGGCTGTCGCCCTTGAGCTGAGCGGCAAGCCATTTGCCTAAGGAGGAGCTTCCGATGAACGAACGACATGTACTCGTTGTCTTTCCCCACCCGGACGATGAGGCGTTCGGCGTCTCGGGAACGATCGCCCAGCATGTGCAAAGCGGCACACCGGTGACATACGCCTGCTTGACGCTTGGCGAAATGGGGCGGAATATGGGCGTGCCCCCGTTTGCCAATCGCGAAACGTTGCCGTTAATTCGTAGACAAGAACTAGAGGAAGCGTGCCGCGTTCTCGGCATTCACGATTTGCGCTTGCTCGGCTATCGCGACAAAACAGTCGAATTTGAAGATGAAGAAGAACTGGCCGACCGGATTGCCGCCATCGCAGCAGAAACGAATCCGTCGCTTGTCATTACGTTTTATCCCGGTTACAGCGTCCATCCCGACCATGATGCATGCGGGGCTGCTGTCATTCGCGCGTTGAAGCGGTGGCCAAAAGAACAACGGCCGACCGTTTATTGCGTTGCCTTTGCCAAGAACTGCGAGCAAGATCTCGGCCAGCCGGACGTCGTCCGCGATGTCAGCTCGGTGATTGATACGAAACTCGCCGCCATTCGCGCTCACCGCTCGCAAACGGAAGGGCTGATGCAGGCGGCTTCAAAACGCGGCGACGCGCTCGCCTGGCTGAAAACAGAGCGGTTTTGGACGTACCAGTGGGACGATTAGGCGGAGGGGACTCCGGTTTGAGCGGGAGGGGCTTGGTTCACCCTCCCTATTTTTCTATTAGGCGCGACCCATTAACGCACACAAGCATCGCCACCCCGCTAGGCCGCCGTCGTTCCAACTACAGGAAAATCCCCGCTTCATCGGTCAATTCTCCCTTCAGCACGGTGACCGCTTTTCCTTCAAGATGCACCCTTTTCCCTGCCACCGTCACCCGCACAATACCGCCGCGGGATGAAACTTGATGGCCAACGAGCGTCGTTTTCCCGAGCCTGTCCGCCCAATACGGTCCAAGGCAGCAGTGCGCCGAACCGGTGACGGGATCTTCGGGCACACCGATAGCCGGAAAAAAGGCCCGCGACACAAAGTCCGCTTCTCCCGCTGACGAGCAGCTTGTTACGATCACACCCCGGGCGTCCACTTGTTGAAGCAAGCGAAAATCCGGCTGCAGTTCATACACGGTTTGTTCCGAATCAACTTCCACTAAATAGTCAAACCGGTTTCTCCCGATAAACAGCGGCTTTGCCGCCAAGGCGTCAGTGAGCACCGCGGGAGGCGACTCGTCCAACATCGGGGCTTCACTCGGAAAATCAAGTCGAATCCATCCGTCATTGTTTATAGCCGTCAATACACCGCTGTTCGTGAAAAAGGCAATCGCTTCACCCCGGCGGCGCTGCCCGCGCTCCCACAGCACATGGGCACTCGCCAAAGTTGCATGACCGCACAAATCAACCTCTGCCTTAGGGGTAAACCAGCGCAGACGGTAACCGCCCTCGTGCGGAACGACAAAGGCTGTCTCAGACAAATTCATTTCTGCGGCAACACGCTGCATCCACTCATCACGGGCCGGCTGCGGCAACAGGCAGACGGCCGCCGGGTTGCCGGCAAACGGCTGATCGGTGAACGCATCAACAATGTACATCGGAATCCTCAACCATTCTCATCCTTTCTTTCTCGGATTCGTTCTTTTTCTTTCTTCAACAGGTGTGCGAATTTCTCATCCCAACGGCCGTTTTGTCGGAACGAATCGGCAGCGAGCGCCCGAAACAGCCGTTTTCGTCCCTCGGCGTCATCCACTTCGCGCAATACAATGTCGCGAGCCCGTTGCAAAAACTCAAGATACGGCCCGTACTCTTCCCCATACTGCTCCTCAAGCTCGCGACGAATGCGGCGAGCGACCGCCGGGCTTGCACCTTCAGTCGAGACAGCGATCGTTAATGGACCGCGGCGGACGACAGCGGGAACGTGAAAATCACACCGCTCCGGGTCATCCACGACATTGACGAGTTGCCCGGGCGCTGCCGCCTGTGCCACCGCTTCATTCACCTCGCGATCATTCGTCGCGGCAATCACCAAAAACGCTCCTGCCAAATCGTCTCGGTCAAATCGCTTCTTCTTCCAAACGATCACTCCCTCGGCGGCCAACGCTTGAAGCTCCCGCTCCGCTTCAGGCGCAATCATGACGATTTCCGCCCCTGCCTCTAACAATCCATGAATTTTCCTTGCCGCCACCTTCCCCCCGCCAACAACGACCGCCCGGCGGCCGCGCACCTGAAGAATGACCGGATATCCCATGACACACTCCTCCTCTCGCGGTAAACTTCATCCCTGCCTTAGGCAAACGAAGGATAAAAAAAGAAGCCGTGCACAAAACACGGCTTTTTTTCTATTATATCACCCTTGTTTGACTTCTTGAAGGCATTTTGCCAGCCGCTCGTTTTCCTTTTTCATATACTCAAGCCATTGCGGAAGCAGTTTTTTCATCGCCTCTTGGTCATTGTTCTCCATGGCTTGCCTTGTTTGCTCATGAAGCATATGGAGCTGCTTTTTTTCTTCCTTTGTCATCCAACGTTTCTTTTTATGTAACTGTTTCAGTTCTTGCTTAAACTGCTCTTTCGTTATTTTTTTGTCCGCGAGCTGATCGATGAGCCGGTCAAGAGCCGCCTCACGCTCCTTTTTCAGTTGCTTATGCTTCTCTTTCATCGCCTGTTTCACTTTTTTGTCCTTGAACTGCTCGCGAAGCGCGTTCCGTTCATCCAACACTTTTTTCCACTCGCCAGCCTGCTCTGGCGTATACGTTTGGACCATTTCCATCCACTTTTGCTCATCGAGCGCCCCATGCTTCCACATATGTCCAACCGGCAAATGAACGTTGACGGCTTCATGATGGCCGGCAGCCACCCATGACGGCATCACCAATACGAGAGAAGCAAAAAACGCCAACCATACGTTTTTCATGCTTTTTCACTCCTTTTCTTTTTCGGTTCTTCTCCATGGCAACTTCGACCCGCTCCATTCACCGTTCATTCACGTCTATGGCGATCTCCCCTTTCCAACCATCATTCGTTCCTATTTTCCCCGTTTTTTGGGCATCATTGCATAAAAAGTTAAGGAGGTTCGTCAAAAATCGAACCTCCCCATGTTTATTGAGAGAACATGCCTAGCGGAATTTTTCCTCAATGCGCCGCCCGTAATCGCGCAGCGCCTTTGAGTTCGTCTGCTGCCGCTTTTTCATCAGTTCAGCAAAGCGGAGTTGTTTTTCCGTCCATTTTTTCGTAAGCTCTTGTTTTTTCTCGTCATCCTCGCAACAGCGAAGCAAATCTTCAAGCGTCATCAGTTCTTTTCGCAATTCCGTCTCTTCCGTCACATACCCGGCATTTTTCAGCAACAAATACCCGAGCCGCAACTCTTCGGGAATATGAGAAATATCCTCAAGCTCGAGCGGCTTTCCAAAACCGGGCAAGTGATCAAACTCGCCATTTTTCATCGCCTCGCGAATTTTCTCTTCGGCAATGCGCCAAAATCCATCCATTTCACGTCAACTCCTGTGCCTGCCGCCTCGCATGCTGCTCGGTTAAAAAACGGACAAATTCGTCATACGGAAGCGGCGGGGAAAAATAATACCCTTGCGCCTCATCACACCGTTTTCCTTGCAAGTAAGCCGCTTCAGTCTCTGTTTCTACCCCTTCGGCTAACACTTTTACACCTATATTATGCCCAAGGCGGATAATGGACGGCAAGATGACATCTTTTTTTCCTTGAATATGCTGGACGAACGAACGGTCAATTTTCAGCCGATCGATCGGCAAATCGGTCAGGTAGCTGAGCGAGCTGTAGCCGGTGCCGAAATCGTCCATGCTGATCGTCACGCCGAGCGCTTTGAGCTTCGCCAAAATATCGAGTGCACGCTCCGTATCCATTGTCATTCGTTCCGTAATTTCAAGATCTAAATGGTGCGGCGGCAACCCGGTGTCAGCGAGCAGGCGGGCGAGCTTGTCGACAAACCGCCGGCTTTCAAATTCATACGGTGATAAGTTGACGGAGACGGACAAATGCGGAAACTGATCGATCAGCTGTTTCGTTTGCCGGCAGGCGGTGCGGATCACCCATTCGTTGATCGGAATAATCATCCCCGTTTGTTCGGCGACCGGAATAAACAATGATGGAGGGATCATCCCTTTTTCCGGGTGGCGCCAGCGGATGAGCGCTTCCATGCCGATGACTTGCCGGTCATAAAGCCGAATCTGCGGCTGGTAATACAGCTCGAATTCCCCATTTTGAAGCGCACGCCGCAAATCGCGTTCCATGGCCATCTTTTCATGCAGCCGGTCGGCCATCGGTTCAGTGAAAAAGAGAAAATCGCTCGCCGCTTTTTTCCGAGCCTCATAGCGGGCAATATCCGCCTTGCGAATTAACGTTTTCGCCTCCTCTCCGTCCTTCGGATAGACACTGATGCCGACGTTCACCGTCACATATAGCTCAAGACCGTTGACAACGATCGGTTCGTCAGCGGCTTCAATCAATCGTTTCGCTGCTTCCTCCGCTTTTTCATTCGCGCTATCCGGCAGCACAGCGATAAATTCATTTCCGCTCCAACGTCCGATCGTTATTCCCTTCTGTTCCCGCCAAATGCGGGACAAATAAAGCAACACTTCGTCCCCGACGGCATAGCCGTAAAAATCGTTGATCGTCTTAATGCCGATCACTTCTAAAAACATAACCGCCACTTCTTGCTGAAACCTGTTTGCATCGGCAAGACAAC is part of the Geobacillus sp. 46C-IIa genome and encodes:
- a CDS encoding YojF family protein, which gives rise to MQPIDAAAVQEALNRLANRDIYIHLETTNGAYASHHNEGVFSAGAYIRNACIRFTRGKITGPGPYRVGLKLDIGWVYAEGLTHWEWTKEGQLLLAGHDYEGKLAVALELSGKPFA
- the bshB2 gene encoding bacillithiol biosynthesis deacetylase BshB2; the encoded protein is MNERHVLVVFPHPDDEAFGVSGTIAQHVQSGTPVTYACLTLGEMGRNMGVPPFANRETLPLIRRQELEEACRVLGIHDLRLLGYRDKTVEFEDEEELADRIAAIAAETNPSLVITFYPGYSVHPDHDACGAAVIRALKRWPKEQRPTVYCVAFAKNCEQDLGQPDVVRDVSSVIDTKLAAIRAHRSQTEGLMQAASKRGDALAWLKTERFWTYQWDD
- a CDS encoding PhzF family phenazine biosynthesis protein, with protein sequence MRIPMYIVDAFTDQPFAGNPAAVCLLPQPARDEWMQRVAAEMNLSETAFVVPHEGGYRLRWFTPKAEVDLCGHATLASAHVLWERGQRRRGEAIAFFTNSGVLTAINNDGWIRLDFPSEAPMLDESPPAVLTDALAAKPLFIGRNRFDYLVEVDSEQTVYELQPDFRLLQQVDARGVIVTSCSSAGEADFVSRAFFPAIGVPEDPVTGSAHCCLGPYWADRLGKTTLVGHQVSSRGGIVRVTVAGKRVHLEGKAVTVLKGELTDEAGIFL
- a CDS encoding bifunctional precorrin-2 dehydrogenase/sirohydrochlorin ferrochelatase, whose translation is MGYPVILQVRGRRAVVVGGGKVAARKIHGLLEAGAEIVMIAPEAERELQALAAEGVIVWKKKRFDRDDLAGAFLVIAATNDREVNEAVAQAAAPGQLVNVVDDPERCDFHVPAVVRRGPLTIAVSTEGASPAVARRIRRELEEQYGEEYGPYLEFLQRARDIVLREVDDAEGRKRLFRALAADSFRQNGRWDEKFAHLLKKEKERIRERKDENG
- a CDS encoding DnaJ family domain-containing protein, with the translated sequence MDGFWRIAEEKIREAMKNGEFDHLPGFGKPLELEDISHIPEELRLGYLLLKNAGYVTEETELRKELMTLEDLLRCCEDDEKKQELTKKWTEKQLRFAELMKKRQQTNSKALRDYGRRIEEKFR
- a CDS encoding bifunctional diguanylate cyclase/phosphodiesterase, whose amino-acid sequence is MSNKFEYLVYMFGFLLTAGAVYMYAQRMTKRHGALPPWRAAPKLTAVFVICSLFLLGAGMAYIDEAENHEREEYKESAKQIAGMIAGDLAAMGHDRLDENAGRLPAYHTMLAALERWQHYGRVLSVYTLKKNGNGELYFVVAPAADDNRNGRIDGKNEQAVPPGTIYRRDFPEIEAAFQGRFAMEQHPTTDEWGRSISAFMPIHRPDGAVDAVVGIDYDAKMYERRLQNERQKAAVIMMTIYFITVSIYLLALHQQMERRAFAIYKKTLAANERRLRRLAEMTMEGIIVYASRNIVEVNEAACRLLGYTESELVHLPIDDIVVDGSMRPGRSDSGLERFEIELRRKDGTVFPAEVVQRRYDYEGQKVTVAAVRDVTERKQNEERMHYITSHDELTGLPNKEAMYKAAERCLADANRFQQEVAVMFLEVIGIKTINDFYGYAVGDEVLLYLSRIWREQKGITIGRWSGNEFIAVLPDSANEKAEEAAKRLIEAADEPIVVNGLELYVTVNVGISVYPKDGEEAKTLIRKADIARYEARKKAASDFLFFTEPMADRLHEKMAMERDLRRALQNGEFELYYQPQIRLYDRQVIGMEALIRWRHPEKGMIPPSLFIPVAEQTGMIIPINEWVIRTACRQTKQLIDQFPHLSVSVNLSPYEFESRRFVDKLARLLADTGLPPHHLDLEITERMTMDTERALDILAKLKALGVTISMDDFGTGYSSLSYLTDLPIDRLKIDRSFVQHIQGKKDVILPSIIRLGHNIGVKVLAEGVETETEAAYLQGKRCDEAQGYYFSPPLPYDEFVRFLTEQHARRQAQELT